The Aphis gossypii isolate Hap1 chromosome 3, ASM2018417v2, whole genome shotgun sequence genome includes a region encoding these proteins:
- the LOC114127615 gene encoding maltase 2-like: MRRECMVLLILNLAEYFANSKTVPVKDDKTTLDWWQTAVYYQIYPRSFKDSNGDGIGDLKGIEEKAEHFKDIGVDCVWLSPIFKSPMADFGYDISDYNAIDPVYGTMDDFVSLQKKLKSLGIKIIMDFVPNHSSDEHEWFKKSVEKIDPYTDYYVWRDGKCDTNNLRIPPNNWQSLFSNSAWTWNEQRGQYYLHQFDPKQPDLNYRNKELVKEMKNNLRFWLDLGVDGYRVDAVPYLFEDLQFLDETRKPEELAKKEKNTYFQYYHPYTMDLPETYDMISQFRDVLDEYKSKDGKTRVMITEAYTTLENTMRYYGNETKVGAHMSFNFELIERLNDYSNASKFNDAVNNWLDNMPDGKCANWVIGNHDQPRAATRFGSEMVDAMNMLNMLLPGVAFTYMGEEIGMSDTAVRWDQTVDPRGLNAGFEGFSGLSRDPARTPYQWNATANAGFTAASSTPWLPVNPNYWKLNLEVQRKQHCSHYTVYKRLAKLRKTRTVQRGSFEGRPLSEWVYAFTRSLPSEETYLVVMNVGSEEERVDLSSWPTAVKDETWLVHTPSVNSQFSIGQSLKTNGFTMRPKSAMVLCNKKNALVSSSTSSSTSSLSQSSLMFPVAMLAVAFGLSYLLAKE, from the exons ATGCGTCGTGAGTG tatggttttgttaatattaaatttggcaGAATATTTCGCCAACTCAAAGACTGTTCCAGTCAAAGATGATAAAACAACCTTAGATTGGTGGCAAACTGCAGTTTACTACCAAATCTATCCAAGATCATTCAAGGATAGCAATGGCGACGGTATTGGAGATCTTAAag GGATTGAAGAGAAAGCGGAACATTTCAAAGATATAGGAGTGGACTGTGTTTGGTTATCTCCCATTTTTAAATCACCTATGGCAGATTTTGGTTACGATATTTCGGATTACAATGCGATTGATCCTGTGTATGGCACAATGGATGATTTTGTTTCGTTGCAGAAAAAATTGAAGTCATTGg gcattaaaattattatggattTCGTACCTAATCATTCAAGTGACGAACACGAATGGTTTAAAAAGTCTGTAGAAAAAATTGATCCATACACAGATTATTATGTATGGAGAGATGGTAAATGCGATACAAATAACTTGAGAATACCACCAAATAATTGg CAAAGTTTATTCAGTAATTCAGCATGGACATGGAATGAACAACGTGGACAGTATTATTTACATCAATTTGATCCTAAACAACCAGATTTAAACTACAGAAATAAAGAATTGGTCAAAGAAATGAAA aaCAACTTGAGATTCTGGTTAGATCTTGGTGTAGATGGATACAGAGTAGATGCCGTACCGTATTTGTTTGAGGATCTACAATTTTTAGACGAGACCAGAAAACCAGAAGAGCTTGctaaaaaagagaaaaacacttattttcaatattatcacCCCTATACAATGGATTTACCTGAAACGTATGATATGATTAGTCAGTTTAGAGACGTGTTAGATGAATATAAGTCGAAAGATGGAAAAACCAG agTTATGATAACTGAAGCATACACAACTCTTGAAAACACTATGAGATATTATGGTAATGAAACCAAAGTAGGAGCACATATGtcgtttaattttgaattgattGAGCGATTAAACGATTATTCGAACGCTTCTAAATTCAACGATGCGGTGAATAATTGGTTGGACAACATGCCTGATGGGAAATGTGCGAACTGGGTG ATCGGAAACCACGACCAGCCGCGTGCGGCCACGCGGTTCGGCAGTGAAATGGTGGACGCCATGAACATGTTGAACATGTTGTTGCCCGGGGTCGCGTTCACGTACATGGGCGAGGAGATCGGCATGTCGGACACGGCCGTCCGCTGGGACCAGACGGTCGACCCGAGGGGCCTGAACGCGGGATTCGAGGGTTTCTCGGGCTTGAGCAGGGACCCGGCCAGAACGCCGTACCAGTGGAACGCCACGGCCAACGCCGGTTTCACGGCGGCCTCGTCGACGCCGTGGTTGCCGGTGAACCCCAATTACTGGAAGCTGAACCTGGAAGTGCAACGGAAGCAGCACTGCAGCCATTACACCGTGTACAAACGGTTGGCCAAGCTCCGGAAGACCCGGACGGTGCAGCGCGGTTCGTTCGAAGGCAGACCGCTGTCCGAGTGGGTGTACGCGTTCACCAG GTCACTGCCGTCAGAAGAAACTTACCTGGTTGTGATGAACGTGGGCTCCGAAGAAGAACGTGTCGACTTGAGTAGTTGGCCAACTGCGGTCAAAGACGAAACGTGGCTGGTACACACGCCAAGCGTCAATTCACAATTTTCAATAGG gcAATCCCTGAAGACAAATGGATTTACGATGAGACCTAAATCAGCCAt